Proteins encoded in a region of the Rutidosis leptorrhynchoides isolate AG116_Rl617_1_P2 chromosome 9, CSIRO_AGI_Rlap_v1, whole genome shotgun sequence genome:
- the LOC139865673 gene encoding uncharacterized protein: protein MSYWVPLLVLFLCFSFNDISDARHRKQSAVIVGTVYCDTCFRREVSKSPHHFISGAIVAVECGHKGQKLSFRQEVKTKKNGKFKVKIPFSITKNMELIKKCSVQLIRSSEPYCSVAATATSSNIHFKSKKAGTHIFSAGFFTFKPELCSQKDFTEKKIPPSLPDPPAPFLPPIAEGLLPPLPIPDLPITPLVPPLPRLPGIPLLPPITIKKPSLKFNNKNKFSDQKSFAFPPNPFQPPSVLPPLPFQPSPPSLIPPLVPSPTPPALVPPLIPSPPPASLFPPLPGFPQIPGLFPSPSPIPLVPQFPPVPPTSGNDMP, encoded by the exons ATGTCCTATTGGGTTCCATTGCTTGTGCTGTTCCTCTGTTTCTCCTTCAATGATATTTCCGATGCCAGACATCGGAAACAATCGGCCGTTATTGTTGGAACAGTCTATTGTGACACTTGCTTTCGCCGAGAAGTATCCAAATCCCCCCACCACTTTATCTCAG GAGCAATAGTTGCCGTGGAATGCGGTCACAAAGGTCAGAAATTAAGTTTTCGTCAAGAAGTGAAAACGAAAAAAAATGGCAAGTTTAAAGTGAAAATTCCCTTCTCCATCACCAAAAATATGGAATTGATCAAGAAATGTTCAGTTCAATTAATTCGAAGCAGTGAGCCATATTGCTCAGTAGCAGCTACAGCCACTTCATCAAACATTCATTTCAAATCAAAAAAGGCGGGAACCCATATTTTTTCAGCCGGGTTCTTTACATTCAAACCCGAATTATGCAGCCAAAAAGACTTCACCGAAAAAAAAATTCCACCATCACTTCCTGACCCTCCAGCACCATTCTTGCCACCAATTGCTGAAGGACTTTTACCTCCACTTCCGATACCTGACTTGCCGATTACGCCGTTGGTACCACCGCTACCACGACTTCCTGGAATTCCATTACTTCCACCCATTACCATAAAAAAACCATCACTAAAattcaataataaaaataaattttccgATCAAAAATCATTTGCGTTTCCTCCAAACCCATTTCAACCACCATCGGTACTTCCACCGTTACCATTTCAACCATCACCACCGTCATTAATTCCACCACTAGTTCCATCACCAACGCCACCGGCATTGGTTCCACCACTTATACCATCACCACCTCCGGCATCTTTGTTTCCACCGTTGCCGGGATTTCCACAAATACCAGGATTGTTTCCATCACCATCGCCCATACCTTTGGTACCTCAATTCCCTCCGGTCCCACCAACATCCGGAAATGACATGCCTTGA